A genome region from Labrus mixtus chromosome 9, fLabMix1.1, whole genome shotgun sequence includes the following:
- the LOC132980546 gene encoding extracellular calcium-sensing receptor-like — translation MARKKGEPECCFDCVPCSEGKISNTTDSIECTSCPEDFWSSPKHDICVPKKTEFLSFHEPLGICLTTASLLGTFLCSVVLVIFIHHRSTPMVRANNAELSFLLLVSLKLCFLCSLLFIGRPRLWTCKLRHAAFGIIFVLCVSCILVKTMVVLAVFKASKPGGGAVLKWFGTMQQRGTVLVLTCIQAVICTVWIVISSPSPHKNTKYYNDKIVYECVVGSTIGFVVLLGYIGFLAILSFLLAFLARNLPDNFNEAKLITFSMLIFCAVWVAFVPAYVNSPGKYADAVEIFAILASSFGLLVALFGPKCYIILLRPERNTKKAIMGRETTNFSK, via the exons ATGGCCAGAAAGAAAGGGGAACCTGAATGCTGTTTCGACTGTGTCCCTTGTTCTGAGGGGAAAATCAGCAATACAACTG ACTCCATAGAGTGCACCAGTTGTCCAGAGGACTTCTGGTCCAGCCCAAAACATGACATCTGTGTGCCTAAGAAGACagagtttctctcttttcatgaGCCGTTGGGTATCTGCTTGACAACTGCCTCATTGCTGGGCACATTTCTCTGTTCTGTCGTCCTGGTAATCTTCATCCATCATCGCAGCACACCCATGGTACGAGCCAACAATGCAGAACTGAGTTTCCTCCTCCTAGTGTCACTTAAACTATGTTTCCTGTGTTCACTTCTGTTTATCGGCCGCCCCAGATTATGGACGTGCAAGTTGAGACATGCAGCATTTGGCATAATCTTTGTGCTTTGTGTCTCATGTATTCTGGTGAAAACTATGGTGGTTCTTGCCGTGTTCAAAGCCTCCAAGCCAGGAGGTGGAGCTGTTCTCAAGTGGTTTGGTACCATGCAACAGAGAGGGACAGTCCTGGTTCTTACTTGTATTCAGGCAGTAATTTGCACCGTCTGGATTGTCATCTCCTCACCATCTCCacataaaaacaccaaatacTACAATGACAAGatagtgtatgaatgtgttgttgGGTCCACCATTGGCTTTGTTGTCTTATTGGGTTACATTGGCTTTCTGGCAATCCTCAGCTTCCTGCTTGCATTTCTGGCAAGGAATCTTCCTGACAACTTCAATGAGGCCAAACTCATCACTTTCAGTATGCTTATTTTCTGTGCTGTGTGGGTGGCCTTTGTCCCTGCTTATGTCAACTCACCAGGCAAATATGCAGATGCAGTGGAAATATTTGCCATCCTGGCCTCCAGTTTTGGCCTGTTAGTGGCACTGTTTGGACCAAAATGTTACATAATCCTGCTGAGAccagagaggaacacaaaaaAAGCGATCATGGGGAGAGAAACCACCAATTTCTCAAAGTAG